caTCTCAAGTGTAGGTAATATGTTGCATAGGCAAATAAAGTTATTAAGTTGCAAGGGTATCTGTAAACTAGGAGAGAGGAATTTttgattattagatttattattagtaGGAAAGAGTTATGCATCACAAGGAAACTGAGCTTTCACTTTCCTTGTCCCTTGAATCCATTGACTATGGTAAATTTAATTTGTGGAGCTTCTTGAGACAGTAAACTGCACATAGATTACCAGCTACAATATTTCCAATAAATGAGTGCCGTTACTTTGCATCCAGACTCCATTGTGAGGGAGCTGAAGGCATTTCCATCCATGCATCATAGAGGGAGATTTGCCCTTTTTTAGTTttgtttaagtgtcccaaaatactGTTCCAGTAGATCATACGGTCTTCAGGAGGGGCATTTTGTGGCAGTACATACAGAACATAAAATCTGCCATGTGCTACTTTCAAGCTATGTTCCACAAACATTCTTAGAGTTTATCAAGATTACAGGATGCCCTAAGTACAGCTTCCTAAGCACAGCAGGCTAGCTTTAGTTGACATAGCCCAACAGGGTGTGTTGGGTGATTCTCCACTCACTCAAGTAGCAGTAAGGCCCAAGCAGCGTATCAGGGTTCCCAAGTCAACTGAGTGCACACTTTAGAATGTACCCCCAGGATCATCTGCAGTGCTCAGGGGTTCCATGGCAGAGGTTCTTGGTCTTCACTGTAAAATCCTTATTGGAAGTTTGTAGACTTCTTTTGTGTAGATCTCATCATCAGTGCTGGAGGTTACCCAGTAAGAATTCAACTTTTCCCCTGAAATAGGCTGATTCAGTTGAATAATTTATTGTTGGATCTTACATTCAGATAGGAAATGGCATTGTACTTGTAAACATTTATAGCTGTGGTTTCCACATTATTTAggaaaaaaacatacatacacaaactGAAGTTttgtctgtgactagcccatttTTCAGTTTTTAGCTTCTAACCAAGAAGTGAAACTACATTCACCCCTGCTTTGGCAGCTGGTGAGCCATTCAAAAGCTTCTGCAATCTGCTAAGGACTGTTGAGTTGGCTGTTGATTCAGCATGTTGCCAGTGACTGTATGGTTAACTTCCTCTTTTTTATTCATGTTCCCATTTTCATTCATGTTGCTGATAATCTTCTGCAACATTTTTTCAGAGCATTTTGGTTTTGGAGAACTGACTAAGAAAGAGTGTCTCAGCTCCCGAATTCTTTCATTGACTGTCTCTGCTTATTTCTATTCAGTCCTTGTGGCTGTGGAATGAAATTGTTAGTTCATCTACTTTTCACAACCTTAGGGATATTTTTAACAAGACTGAAACAGTCATGCTAATCTTACCCTGTTTTGGGGAAAGCGTTGTGGTTAGTATGAGTGATACTAGAACCTAACATGCTATTTTCCATTCTCCTCTTGAATAATTTGCTGTGAATGGAATATGATATGATTGAATTGATATCAGACTAGGCTATCCCTAAATGTGTGGCTAACTGCAGTTATTTCAGTTCGAACTTAGAACAAACACTACAAGAAAGGTAACATGCAAAACTGGTCCTGGTGGTCAGTTCCAAAACCATCATGAGATCATTGTTACTTTCTAAAAATGTGTGATAATCTGAAATACTGAAAGTAGCCTTACACTGTTGTGAAATAGAAACAATTATAAGTGTAGCTAGAATGCTTATCTTCATTGCATCACAATTAGACTTTCAGTTTTAGACACAAGTTTTCATAGAAACAACAATAATTCCTGGAAACCTCCAAATTTAAAGTCCTCCATGGCCAGAGAACAACATCAGTCTGGCTGcagatattttattatattgagcTATTTTTAGGTTTTTATGTTGGTTATATTATATCCATATATTGTGTTTTAGAATGTAGTAAGCTTCCACGAGCTGGCTTTGCTGAGAGGGGCGGAttagaaattgaaataaataaatcttatcaCAGTAATTGGGCATGAAGGGATTTTACAGTATATTCTTGTACATAATGATGTTACACTTCTATCTAgataagattttatttattaatttaaaatatttaccctGTTGATCACTTACAGATTCAGTGTAACTAACAATGCAGCAACAAGTTACAAGGACACAAAACAACACAAGTCCATTAAGAAGATAAAACCATGTacacatgttttttaaaatgcagccaaATCTGCCCAAAGAAATACAACCCTAAAATAACAAAAGGTCAATTACCAGACCATTAATATCAGATCAATATAAAAAAGCCCTACCAGTAACCTTCCCTCTGACTGGGTACAAACATTTCTAAGTCTTTAATTACAGTAGATACTTTGTAGATACTTTGACTAAAGAAGCAAAAGTGTTCTTACGTCAGCTGAAGCAACACACAGGTTACATGGCACAGTCTCTGATCAAGATGTGCTATTTTCTTTGTCATATCCCTCTTGCCCAGGTTTCACAGGTATTGCATGGGTACTTGGTAGCATTTTCACATCATAAGCCTGAACGTCTCTAGTCATGGTATTGTCAGGtgctgagagaactcacaacaagcttcttaataatcagaaagctttattgagaaatactacatgcatcaagactggcgaagtcaaatctgacctgagtacagatttgcttcttcttatcaatacaattctcccgctcaaaacttgaaagttcccaagggaggggagaaggagagaagaggcacaggcaattaaaaacagtgatacattcacatgaccttgactgggtgatagtgAAACCgagcccagccgagaggcctcaacaagtgataagagttacaacaacatatttcacttttaattgttagcaagaatataggacctgtagcaaccaggcgccaagcaatataactgtcatggaagaactcaggctaatttatgacagagattctacaatcctgacaggtatCCAATATACTATGAGGTTTAATTTTTCATATGCTGTGTTTGAAAGCCACTTTCCAATTTCAGCTAAAGTTAAGGGGAGATACAGTAGATTAGTTGTTCCACATATAATGGCTATAGCTACACTAATATTTGCCCGCCTCGTATATGGCTATGGACTCACTGACATGCATATTTAGAACTTAGCTGCACTCAAAGCAGCTAGCTAAATGTCATCGCAAAAGAGTTCTGCAGGCCTTTATCATGTGCATGAGACCACTTCTGTAGTACAAGCAGATGGAAATCAATGCTACTAGGATTGTGTGCAAATTACTGGCCTGTGCATGCATGCGCCCATGTATATCACCATTTATGGCAAAAAACAAGTGCAGGCTGCAGCTACTATATGGATTGATTTGTGGTATATTTTTTATTGAGAGTAGGAGAGTATTTACATTTTGAAGGGTATTGTTATGCTGTGATCAAGAGACCTTATCTGAAATAAGGGAAAAATCTGTCTTTCAAAAGTATGCCCAgtatgcggctgccgggggctcccttgctggtggcccgacgcatcaggccgccatcaagggagcaactgcgagccgcgctctgcgcggctcacagttgcttccttgtcagcttggtgggaatcggccgggccaatggtctgtccggaggaaggggccaatcaggccccttcctcatcacggacaaagccctcccaccaagggcttaacgaattatttagtcgtGTTAAGGATGGAAATGTACTTTCTGCTGGATAACACTGTCCCTTGTAGCATTTAACTGTGCTTCCTAGTGTTTTACCTCCAAAATAATTTAAGCACATTGGAAACGTAACTTGTTTTCCCTTCACCATTCTAGACCTTCCAGCCTACTATACTAATAGAGACCTCTGCTGTTAAATGTCCAAAAATTACAAGGCAACGCCTTAAAGTCGGCGAAGGTGAAATAACTTTGCTTTCtgaattttcaggctttgggatATTTTGCTGTTTGGGGGATGGAGGAACACTGGGAaatgagggagaagagggagttcTTTGGAAAattaacattctctctctctctctctctctctctctctctctctctctctctctctctctctctcagacagacagacagaaaagcaGCTGAAGATGACTTTTAAAGGTCAAAAGTTCAGCTTTTCATGATAAAGCCCTATGAATGAGGAATTGTTTTGGAAGAATACATAATGAGTCATTTCACTCTGGGGTTAGAGGTCAGGTTAATTGAAGTTTGGGTCTTTTCTGTGTTAGTGTATGATTCtaatatacatatttattttaattagatGCAGTAAATAGAAAATACAGTTCAGTGTATCACTTAACTATATAAATCACTATATTAATCAGGCGTGGTTAGAGGTTGGGTGGTATTATTGTTtacttgtcacagctggcagaagtGGCACATgagaaggatcaattttggggtggccaagcttgtgcactggcctcccctaggtttgggggctagcatttctgggggacaggagaacccaacagagccTGATGCCCAGAGAGGTCaatccatgttgcctcccccctttttcagcctgccgtTATGTccgggattttgggctggataACCAATGCAACCGGTTTAGGGGCAGGCTCTTGTGGGgtgccttgtggttggctggccacaagagggcaagatccttttcccatgcttgccatgctcaatgttgaataaaggctgtggctaaatattttatgccaaattatggttgtcagtgtcatCATTATGaagtcaatatccccctgcaaggcaaatgtaTATTAATCTTGAGTGGTGTGCATTCAGTAGATCCAAGCTGAAGAAATAGCTAGAAAATATCTTATTGGTATTTTCTGGCTATTTTTCAGCTAGATATAGATTGGGACCCAATTTCAGCCATTTGAAATGACTGAGGTAGAAAATTccaaaaaatattcaggatttttcaggatggCCAGATAGTTGAATTTAAAGgccatttaaagggattgcagtccctttaaatgccttccaggtAAATTTGGCACTTGCAGAATGTGTTTAAAGGGACAGAAATTCTTTTATACACCTTCAGAGTTAATTTGTGACTTGCAAAAGGCAGTTAAAATAGTGTAAAATGGGGTCCATAGAACTGGCCTCTTGGTTCAATCTTTTGCTGCAAATTCTGTGCCTCTATTTCAAACCCCTCCACCCCCGTCTCCAATTATAGTCGGTTATTGACTGTAATGgtagggcagctgtccccaacccccgggccagggactggtaccgatccatagatcagttgataccgggctgcggctcctccttgtcctcctccccggctgctgcctcagggactgccctgccactctgctgccggctcacctttggtgctctctggtgcctgccatggctgtggcttcccctcagtgtggcactgcacagctgctgctggcagctccccccattGGGCATGGGAAGTCAGGCGttccagcgggaaagcaagcagagcaggggctcagggggtggcggtgacgtccctcagaaaaagactaccccccccccgggcctcagtaaaattggcaagcattgacaggtccccggtgataaaagggttggtgaTCACTGGGTATAATGGAGCTGACTACAAATAATGGGATTTGAAGATACTGGAAAATGCCAACATTTTTCATACTTGTACTCAAAAAATACCACAGGGTTTTTGCACATCCTTTCCGTATccacagaagattttcaagaaACAGTGTTTATATTACCTGTACTGTATCCCTACAAAaagtagtattttttaaaaacaagtgtCAGAACAGAATGGTTATGCTGATTAAAAGGTACCCTGTGACAAGTTATTTTGAGCAGTCTGTTATGTGAAGGCTATGAAGCATAAAAAGTTCAAATAGTAGGACACCAGGCAATAAAATGAAGATATTTATGCACAACCTACATGTTGTGAATATTTGTCAATAATTAAATGGATTAAGTTGAATACAGAAAAACTTCTGTTTCTCCGCATACCCTTTGGGGACTATTGAACGAGTTCATTTCTGCCTGCGCTCTCTTTAATTGCAGAATTATGTTTTGTATTTTAGGTTGGTGGAAATAAGCACAAAATGAATGAGCACCTGCATGTTGCCAGCCATGGGCAGATCCAGGTTCAGCAGCTGTTTGAAGACAATAGCAACAAAAGGATGGCTCTAACCACTCAACCCAATGGGCTTACAACAGTAGCAAAATCAGGATTGCCAGTGGTTCAAGACAGACATCTGGACAGTGCACACAGGCGGCAAGGGAGCTCCAGTTCTTTGAAGTCTATGGACGGGACAGGGAAGGTGAAAGCCTCTGTTATGACACCAGAGCAAGCCATGAAGCAATACATGCAAAAGCTAACAGCCTTTGAGCATCATGAGATTTTCAGTTATTCTGAAGTATTTTTTTTGGGTCCAAATGCAAAGAAGAGACAAGGTGTAACTGGTGGTCCAAACAACAGTGGGTATGATGATGATCAAGGATCGTATGTGCAAGTACCCCATGATCATATATCATACAGATATGAGGTCCTGAAGGTTATAGGAAAAGGAAGTTTTGGGCAAGTGGTGAAGGCCTATGATCACAAGATGCATCAGCATGTTGCCTTGAAGATGGTGAGAAATGAGAAGCGCTTTCACCGCCAAGCTGCAGAAGAAATTCGAATTCTGGAGCACTTAAAAAAACAGGATAAGGACAACAATATGAACGTTATACACATGCTGGAAAACTTCACATTCCGCAACCATATCTGTATGACATTTGAGTTGCTGAGCATGAACCTTTAtgagctcattaaaaaaaacaaatttcaggGCTTCAGCCTGCCATTAGTTCGCAAATTTGCCCATTCGATTTTGCAATGCTTGGATGCTTTGCACAAAAACAGAATCATTCACTGTGACCTTAAACCAGAGAACATTCTGTTGAAGCAACAGGGTCGGAGTGGTATTAAAGTTATTGATTTTGGCTCTAGCTGTTACGAGCATCAACGTGTCTACACTTATATTCAGTCACGTTTTTATCGTGCTCCAGAAGTAATCCTTGGTGCTCGTTATGGGATGCCCATAGACATGTGGAGCTTGGGCTGCATTCTAGCAGAGCTGTTAACAGGTTATCCTCTCTTACCAGGAGAAGATGAAGGGGATCAGCTGGCTTGTATGATAGAGTTACTGGGCATGCCTTCCCAGAAACTGTTAGATTCATCCAAAAGAGCAAAAAATTTTGTGAGCTCTAAGGGTTATCCCCGATACTGTACCATTACTACCTTGTCAGATGGTTCTGTAGTGCTCAATGGTGGTCGTTCCAGGCGGGGCAAATTACGTGGCCCTCCAGAGAGTAGAGAGTGGGGGACTGCGCTAAAGGGATGTGATGACCCCCTTTTCCTCGACTTCTTAAAACAGTGTTTAGAGTGGGATCCTACTCTGCGCATGACACCGAGTCAGGCTTTAAGGCATCCCTGGCTAAGGAGACGTTTGCCAAAGCCTCCAACTGGGGAGAAGATGTCAGCAAAAAGAATAACAGAAAGTGCTGGTGCTATCACATCCATTTCCAAGTTACCTCCGACTTCAAACTCAGCATCAAAACTGAGGACTAATTTGGCACAAATGACAGATGCCAATGGGAATATTCAGCAAAGGACAGTGTTGCCAAAACTTGTAAGCTGAGTTTGAATAATCCAATGCTgattttaaagaaagagaaatacTATGTCGCTGAGCCTTATTCTCATGAAAAAGTAGCTcagatttctatttttatttgctCAGTATCTTTAAATGTTTGTATTTTTTCAACACTCATTTTAAAAGTATAAGAAAAATTGGTTTTGATTTTATAAAAAAACATGGGGACAATGCTTTAAgtttttatactttttaaaaaagaaatgttttacttCTCAACAGTAGCTAGCCTTACTATGGAACTAGTGTGGCACAATAATGGGTCAGTGGCAGGCCACTGGTTATAGCATAACCACCATACATTATAGCCTGACAGGGGAagtatgcttcccccccccccccccgtttgtatTGGCTTTTCACTGGAGTGAATCTTCCATACTTTTCTGTTTCTGGTTTTTGTTTTAGCAGTAGATCCTTATCCTGCAAATACTTCcttgcattctttaaaaaatatagacaATATTCAGGGGGTATGAGTGAGGTCTGCAAGATTGTTGGTAAAATGTGTATTTATGTTCTGGCTCATTAACCAATTTCTGCATAATACTTGCTATGAATATTTattatgacatttttattgcatcTATAGAGCGCTTCCAGGAAATGCAATAGGCACTTTCACCCCTGTGCTTGCATCAGATCCCACTCTACTATTCCTGGTCAGGTACCTAAACTCTGAAAACTGCAGACCTCGGGAAGCCTGGCCACCAACTTTCCAATCACTCTGGTGTTCAACAGTTTCAGCTTTTACTGAGTTTGTGTTGCCCAGGTAACTGATCATCTTGGAATCTTCAAGAAGCCTTCAACTCCTCCCCTTGCTCCCTACCTTCAGTGAGATGGGCTTTGATACAGGTTCACAGCATGGGCTGATGGGTGCCCTCTGCTCTGCAAATCCTGAGGCCACCTCTGGTTGCTTTACATAAGTTGCATTTGTGTGCACAGTTACCAGAGAATATACCTGTTGAACAGATTTGGGCTTACTTCTGTGTAAAAGTGCATAGCAGTGCATTGTTAAGATTATTGTAAATGATTCACACTCTTCAGGAGCTGTGAACAAATATAATATAGAATTTATTGGATTATATTTGGGTGCTAAAAAATCATGAGCCAGAACTGTGCTTAATACAGTTTTATCTCCTTAATTTAAACATGTGAGTTTTGTGATTAAATATGATAAGGGATGGGAAAACTGCACTGGTTTTGGTTCTAATCCAGAAACAATAAGGATCTATTTGATTACTCCCTGCTTGATTAGTCCCCTTTCTAAACCTCCTCATTTTACTTGATGGGTTTGATTAGCAGAGGAATCCTAAACGGAATTACACCCATCTATGTCCTTTGAAGTCAACAGTATGAAAAAgatgtgactctgcttaggattgcgctGCTAGTCATTAGCACAAGCTCTACAATCTTTAGCTTTCAACAGCATGGAGGGAACATGTTCTTGATGATTTCCAAATACACACATTAAAAGCTGTTCTACAAATCTGCAGAAGTGAATTCCAGACTTCATTACTGGAATCTCTTCTTTTAGATCTACAGTAGCCCTTAAGGTTCTAAAAATCCCCCCTcaaattatttaatatttatactgcAATACAATGATACATGAAGCATAAGGAAGTGCATTTGTTTCTCAGTAGACAAGTTGTTCTCTGAAGACAAATTATGAGAAACAAATCATTTTACACTAAATTTTAAGAATTCACCCCACAAGTACACATTTGCCCCCCCTGACTTTATTTGGTTTATTCCTGAAAGCAATTGAGGTTCTTTGCACTATGTATTCAGAATTAATAACAGGGTCAATTGTGTATCCTCCAAACTGTAGTAGAAACTTCAAATTGGTATTTTTCAGAGACTTCTTTGAAACAATGCACCATGAAATTCTCCTGCGTAAGCCCTGTTAAATTAAAGAGGAATGATAGGGGAATAATTTCAGTGTGGCTTGCACAGGAGAATGCCCTGCTGGAATGTGCTGTGGTCGGTTATGATTTCACTGCTACATTTAGCTCTTTGTATTGGGAAGTGCTGTGTTATGATTATTATAAGGGAAATATTAAATATCCATATAATGCAAATCAGATTTCTCAGATGTACACTAGAATTTAAACATGTACAAAAGtgtattttatttccatattttatGTGTTTGCTGAAGAAGACAGCACTATAACATTCATGTTTCCTGCAATAGTAATATATACTATTGGTATCTTGGATTCTGTAAGTATAATTTAGACAATTACTGAAATGTCCCAGATATCGTCTTAATCTGTAGAATCACATCTGTTCTTGTGTCCTTCCTTATATCCCAGATTTATCAAAGATATTGTCCAAATTAAAATAGATTATTTTTCTTTGCAGAATCTATTAAGGGGGAATCTTCCTAAtgcctcaaccttcctaatgccgcaaccctttaatacagttcctcatgttgtgacccccaatcataaaattatgcaagtgttctttcaccgaAATTAAACCGAACCTGACCAAAggcatgaagatccactgttcattattatata
Above is a window of Paroedura picta isolate Pp20150507F chromosome 5, Ppicta_v3.0, whole genome shotgun sequence DNA encoding:
- the DYRK2 gene encoding dual specificity tyrosine-phosphorylation-regulated kinase 2 isoform X3, producing MNEHLHVASHGQIQVQQLFEDNSNKRMALTTQPNGLTTVAKSGLPVVQDRHLDSAHRRQGSSSSLKSMDGTGKVKASVMTPEQAMKQYMQKLTAFEHHEIFSYSEVFFLGPNAKKRQGVTGGPNNSGYDDDQGSYVQVPHDHISYRYEVLKVIGKGSFGQVVKAYDHKMHQHVALKMVRNEKRFHRQAAEEIRILEHLKKQDKDNNMNVIHMLENFTFRNHICMTFELLSMNLYELIKKNKFQGFSLPLVRKFAHSILQCLDALHKNRIIHCDLKPENILLKQQGRSGIKVIDFGSSCYEHQRVYTYIQSRFYRAPEVILGARYGMPIDMWSLGCILAELLTGYPLLPGEDEGDQLACMIELLGMPSQKLLDSSKRAKNFVSSKGYPRYCTITTLSDGSVVLNGGRSRRGKLRGPPESREWGTALKGCDDPLFLDFLKQCLEWDPTLRMTPSQALRHPWLRRRLPKPPTGEKMSAKRITESAGAITSISKLPPTSNSASKLRTNLAQMTDANGNIQQRTVLPKLVS
- the DYRK2 gene encoding dual specificity tyrosine-phosphorylation-regulated kinase 2 isoform X2, giving the protein MSQHLLVLLPVWFQQVGGNKHKMNEHLHVASHGQIQVQQLFEDNSNKRMALTTQPNGLTTVAKSGLPVVQDRHLDSAHRRQGSSSSLKSMDGTGKVKASVMTPEQAMKQYMQKLTAFEHHEIFSYSEVFFLGPNAKKRQGVTGGPNNSGYDDDQGSYVQVPHDHISYRYEVLKVIGKGSFGQVVKAYDHKMHQHVALKMVRNEKRFHRQAAEEIRILEHLKKQDKDNNMNVIHMLENFTFRNHICMTFELLSMNLYELIKKNKFQGFSLPLVRKFAHSILQCLDALHKNRIIHCDLKPENILLKQQGRSGIKVIDFGSSCYEHQRVYTYIQSRFYRAPEVILGARYGMPIDMWSLGCILAELLTGYPLLPGEDEGDQLACMIELLGMPSQKLLDSSKRAKNFVSSKGYPRYCTITTLSDGSVVLNGGRSRRGKLRGPPESREWGTALKGCDDPLFLDFLKQCLEWDPTLRMTPSQALRHPWLRRRLPKPPTGEKMSAKRITESAGAITSISKLPPTSNSASKLRTNLAQMTDANGNIQQRTVLPKLVS
- the DYRK2 gene encoding dual specificity tyrosine-phosphorylation-regulated kinase 2 isoform X1; amino-acid sequence: MLTTRKPSAGAGGAAAAASGPAGSRGGESARQLQSSPGIGTRGCSRTGAGTVPPSPVALPPLKSSSAAHTVGGNKHKMNEHLHVASHGQIQVQQLFEDNSNKRMALTTQPNGLTTVAKSGLPVVQDRHLDSAHRRQGSSSSLKSMDGTGKVKASVMTPEQAMKQYMQKLTAFEHHEIFSYSEVFFLGPNAKKRQGVTGGPNNSGYDDDQGSYVQVPHDHISYRYEVLKVIGKGSFGQVVKAYDHKMHQHVALKMVRNEKRFHRQAAEEIRILEHLKKQDKDNNMNVIHMLENFTFRNHICMTFELLSMNLYELIKKNKFQGFSLPLVRKFAHSILQCLDALHKNRIIHCDLKPENILLKQQGRSGIKVIDFGSSCYEHQRVYTYIQSRFYRAPEVILGARYGMPIDMWSLGCILAELLTGYPLLPGEDEGDQLACMIELLGMPSQKLLDSSKRAKNFVSSKGYPRYCTITTLSDGSVVLNGGRSRRGKLRGPPESREWGTALKGCDDPLFLDFLKQCLEWDPTLRMTPSQALRHPWLRRRLPKPPTGEKMSAKRITESAGAITSISKLPPTSNSASKLRTNLAQMTDANGNIQQRTVLPKLVS